One genomic window of Salmo salar chromosome ssa12, Ssal_v3.1, whole genome shotgun sequence includes the following:
- the LOC106564678 gene encoding phosphoinositide 3-kinase regulatory subunit 5 isoform X2 has translation MQHTSCTEDRIQHALDRCLDGLRPSPTAPQPWNVLMCSAGQSLNRWSLEELVKRDPENFLILLQQILRKTREVQDQCQYERVAPLAIMFSSTLLQTPFCPPATELLEEACEVFGCFLTWPEPYCSVCKGLLSTLHQELKAPGISYHRLVREEQGLATSKHRSKTMTVLLMNPGEVPPEFLSVADQLSSIQRSQRETYITLVKHAYQATLGTKYPLASIHKALQVKSLEVLVEIFSMVTDVLEMAAAMDDPVKGRDHVTQGLERLRERMGVPASNVRKSDGMLQTLPLPTAKCYMFHWDKDNFDILNTILENEHDLTGFQTSSGQGDVEDEEGEEGAEFDLEEEEGEKEEGEKEFVRRHVGDNGWSVDHRASTFSTLSTASKDSMYSNLSESYTPSILSVTSGIDSDFYEDPEDATSTSSTSPLERSPSSGKSTKALARRSQHFSRFFKTKTQSLTRAKSLGSPDAKDFVPVRSKRSNSLPQQVHLRSPDSLFQSPCTPQALKHVCFRRRPILSSDEEGNSNATTLRVVVFGADHVAGKVARAYSNLRQRENVCPSLSRAFRLQFFFVPVKRDGVVRCPSPRCPSPGGQSASPRRGSTSCTELNILGTEDSTNDIARFIGMLDPWYERNTLSLLSLPANVQTSKIESELYDSSYEDRLPILADLVLYYCRHATRPALMQLYQAEMTLAGGERRTEVFIHSLELGHTAGTRAIKAMGAASKRFGIDGDREAVPLMLEVVYNTVVISGRSQWTKKDKVCTSINLTKACKNPEELDSKMECLQLTMTEVLKRQNSNKSKKGYNQQLSITEVKVDKVQVSGTGNTTFAVCLDQDEKKIFQGVTRCEVSVCYKPDSSTDWRLDQGLSAQIQPLHPTFCSLLCLPIATFSGAQP, from the exons ATGCAGCACACGTCGTGTACTGAGGACCGGATCCAGCATGCTCTGGACCGATGTCTGGATGGGCTCAGACCCAGCCCCACGGCACCACAACCCTGGAACG TCCTGATGTGCTCGGCGGGCCAGTCGTTGAACCGCTGGAGTCTGGAGGAATTGGTGAAGAGAGACCCAGAGAACTTCCTCATCCTCCTGCAGCAGATCCTCAGGAAGACCCGAGAG gtCCAGGATCAGTGCCAGTATGAGCGAGTGGCTCCCCTCGCTATCATGTTCTCCTCCACTCTGTTACAG ACCCCCTTCTGTCCCCCTGCCACGGAGCTGCTGGAGGAGGCCTGTGAGGTGTTTGGCTGTTTCCTGACTTGGCCAGAGCCTTACTGCAGCGTGTGTAAAGGACTGCTCTCCACCTTACACCAGGAACTCAAGGCCCCAG GCATATCCTATCACAGACTGGTGAGAGAAGAGCAAGGCCTGGCCACCTCAAAACATCGCTCAAAAACAAT GACGGTTCTGTTGATGAACCCTGGTGAGGTGCCTCCTGAGTTCCTGTCTGTAGCAGACCAGCTGAGTAGTATTCAACGgtcccagagagagacatatatcaCCCTGGTCAAACATGCCTACCAGGCTACCCTGGGCACCAAGTACCCCCTGGCCAGCATCCACAAAGCCCTGCAG GTCAAGAGTCTAGAAGTGCTGGTGGAGATCTTCTCCATGGTAACCGACGTCCTGGAGATGGCCGCTGCCATGGACGACCCGGTGAAAGGCCGTGATCATGTGACACAGGGCCTggagaggctgagggagaggaTGGGCGTCCCAGCGTCCAATGTCAGGAAGTCTGATG GAATGCTGCAAACTCTACCACTGCCCACAGCCAAGTGCTACATGTTTCACTGGGACAAGGACAACTTTG ACATCCTCAACACCATTCTGGAGAACGAGCATGACCTAACCGGCTTCCAGACCTCCAGTGGTCAGGGTGATGTTGAagatgaggagggggaggaaggtgcAGAGTTCgacctggaggaggaagagggggagaaggaagagggagagaaggagtttGTACGTAGACATGTCGGCGACAACGGCTGGAGCGTGGACCACCGAGCCTCTaccttctccaccctctccactgccTCTAAAGACTCCATGTACTCCAACTTGTCCGAATCCTACACCCCCTCCATTCTCTCAGTCACTTCCGGCATCGACAGCGACTTCTACGAAGACCCTGAGGACGCCACTTCCACCTCCAGCACCTCCCCTTTGGAACGGAGCCCATCGTCCGGCAAGTCAACCAAAGCTTTGGCTCGTCGGAGCCAGCACTTCTCCCGTTTCTTCAAGACAAAGACGCAGTCCCTGACCAGAGCCAAGAGCCTCGGCAGCCCAGATGCTAAGGACTTTGTCCCTGTTCGTTCAAAGCGCTCCAATTCCCTCCCGCAGCAGGTGCACCTACGCAGCCCAGACTCCTTGTTCCAGAGCCCCTGTACCCCCCAGGCCCTCAAGCATGTGTGCTTCCGCCGGAGGCCCATCCTGAGCAGTGACGAGGAGGGTAACAGTAATGCCACCACCCTGAGGGTGGTAGTGTTCGGGGCCGACCACGTGGCGGGCAAGGTGGCGAGGGCCTATAGTAACCTTCGCCAGAGAGAGAACGTTTGCCCGAGCCTCAGCAGAGCCTTCCGGCTGCAGTTCTTCTTTGTGCCTGTGAAGAGGGACGGTGTTGTGAGGTGCCCCAGTCCCAGGTGCCCTAGCCCCGGAGGCCAGTCGGCTAGCCCACGGAGAGGAAGTACATCCTGTACA GAGCTCAACATTCTTGGCACAGAAGACAGCACTAACGACATAGCCCGTTTCATTGGTATGCTGGACCCCTGGTACGAACGCAACACCTTGAGCCTGCTCAGTCTACCAGCCAATGTG CAAACCTCTAAGATAGAGTCCGAGTTGTATGATAGTTCCTATGAGGATCGTCTGCCCATCCTGGCTGACCTGGTGCTGTACTACTGTCGCCATGCCACCAGGCCTGCACTGATGCAGCTCTACCAAGCTGAG ATGACGTTAGCTGGAGgcgagaggaggacagaggttttCATTCACTCCCTAGAGCTGGGCCACACCGCAGGGACACGAGCCATCAAGGCTATGG GTGCCGCAAGCAAGAGGTTTGGGATCGATGGCGATCGGGAGGCAGTCCCTCTGATGTTAGAGGTGGTTTACAACACG GTGGTTATCAGTGGGAGAAGTCAATGGACGAAGAAAGACAAAGTTTGCACCTCCATCAACCTGACCAAAGCCTGCAAGAATCCAGAGGAACTAG ATTCAAAGATGGAGTGCTTGCAGTTGACAATGACAGAAGTACTGAAAAGGCAAAACTCAAACAAATCTAAGAAGGGCTACAATCAG CAACTGAGCATTACTGAGGTGAAGGTGGACAAGGTGCAGGTCAGTGGGACTGGTAACACCACCTTCGCTGTGTGTCTGGACCAGGATGAGAAGAAGATCTTCCAGGGTGTCACCAG gTGTGAAGTATCTGTATGCTACAAGCCTGACAGCTCTACAGACTGGAGGTTAGACCAGGGCCTGTCCGCCCAGATCCAGCCACTCCACCCCACCTTCTGCTCCCTCCTCTGCCTGCCCATAGCCACCTTCAGCGGGGCACAGCCCTGA
- the LOC106564678 gene encoding phosphoinositide 3-kinase regulatory subunit 5 isoform X1: protein MQHTSCTEDRIQHALDRCLDGLRPSPTAPQPWNVLMCSAGQSLNRWSLEELVKRDPENFLILLQQILRKTREVQDQCQYERVAPLAIMFSSTLLQTPFCPPATELLEEACEVFGCFLTWPEPYCSVCKGLLSTLHQELKAPGISYHRLVREEQGLATSKHRSKTMTVLLMNPGEVPPEFLSVADQLSSIQRSQRETYITLVKHAYQATLGTKYPLASIHKALQVKSLEVLVEIFSMVTDVLEMAAAMDDPVKGRDHVTQGLERLRERMGVPASNVRKSDGMLQTLPLPTAKCYMFHWDKDNFDILNTILENEHDLTGFQTSSGQGDVEDEEGEEGAEFDLEEEEGEKEEGEKEFVRRHVGDNGWSVDHRASTFSTLSTASKDSMYSNLSESYTPSILSVTSGIDSDFYEDPEDATSTSSTSPLERSPSSGKSTKALARRSQHFSRFFKTKTQSLTRAKSLGSPDAKDFVPVRSKRSNSLPQQVHLRSPDSLFQSPCTPQALKHVCFRRRPILSSDEEGNSNATTLRVVVFGADHVAGKVARAYSNLRQRENVCPSLSRAFRLQFFFVPVKRDGVVRCPSPRCPSPGGQSASPRRGSTSCTELNILGTEDSTNDIARFIGMLDPWYERNTLSLLSLPANVVGQQTSKIESELYDSSYEDRLPILADLVLYYCRHATRPALMQLYQAEMTLAGGERRTEVFIHSLELGHTAGTRAIKAMGAASKRFGIDGDREAVPLMLEVVYNTVVISGRSQWTKKDKVCTSINLTKACKNPEELDSKMECLQLTMTEVLKRQNSNKSKKGYNQQLSITEVKVDKVQVSGTGNTTFAVCLDQDEKKIFQGVTRCEVSVCYKPDSSTDWRLDQGLSAQIQPLHPTFCSLLCLPIATFSGAQP, encoded by the exons ATGCAGCACACGTCGTGTACTGAGGACCGGATCCAGCATGCTCTGGACCGATGTCTGGATGGGCTCAGACCCAGCCCCACGGCACCACAACCCTGGAACG TCCTGATGTGCTCGGCGGGCCAGTCGTTGAACCGCTGGAGTCTGGAGGAATTGGTGAAGAGAGACCCAGAGAACTTCCTCATCCTCCTGCAGCAGATCCTCAGGAAGACCCGAGAG gtCCAGGATCAGTGCCAGTATGAGCGAGTGGCTCCCCTCGCTATCATGTTCTCCTCCACTCTGTTACAG ACCCCCTTCTGTCCCCCTGCCACGGAGCTGCTGGAGGAGGCCTGTGAGGTGTTTGGCTGTTTCCTGACTTGGCCAGAGCCTTACTGCAGCGTGTGTAAAGGACTGCTCTCCACCTTACACCAGGAACTCAAGGCCCCAG GCATATCCTATCACAGACTGGTGAGAGAAGAGCAAGGCCTGGCCACCTCAAAACATCGCTCAAAAACAAT GACGGTTCTGTTGATGAACCCTGGTGAGGTGCCTCCTGAGTTCCTGTCTGTAGCAGACCAGCTGAGTAGTATTCAACGgtcccagagagagacatatatcaCCCTGGTCAAACATGCCTACCAGGCTACCCTGGGCACCAAGTACCCCCTGGCCAGCATCCACAAAGCCCTGCAG GTCAAGAGTCTAGAAGTGCTGGTGGAGATCTTCTCCATGGTAACCGACGTCCTGGAGATGGCCGCTGCCATGGACGACCCGGTGAAAGGCCGTGATCATGTGACACAGGGCCTggagaggctgagggagaggaTGGGCGTCCCAGCGTCCAATGTCAGGAAGTCTGATG GAATGCTGCAAACTCTACCACTGCCCACAGCCAAGTGCTACATGTTTCACTGGGACAAGGACAACTTTG ACATCCTCAACACCATTCTGGAGAACGAGCATGACCTAACCGGCTTCCAGACCTCCAGTGGTCAGGGTGATGTTGAagatgaggagggggaggaaggtgcAGAGTTCgacctggaggaggaagagggggagaaggaagagggagagaaggagtttGTACGTAGACATGTCGGCGACAACGGCTGGAGCGTGGACCACCGAGCCTCTaccttctccaccctctccactgccTCTAAAGACTCCATGTACTCCAACTTGTCCGAATCCTACACCCCCTCCATTCTCTCAGTCACTTCCGGCATCGACAGCGACTTCTACGAAGACCCTGAGGACGCCACTTCCACCTCCAGCACCTCCCCTTTGGAACGGAGCCCATCGTCCGGCAAGTCAACCAAAGCTTTGGCTCGTCGGAGCCAGCACTTCTCCCGTTTCTTCAAGACAAAGACGCAGTCCCTGACCAGAGCCAAGAGCCTCGGCAGCCCAGATGCTAAGGACTTTGTCCCTGTTCGTTCAAAGCGCTCCAATTCCCTCCCGCAGCAGGTGCACCTACGCAGCCCAGACTCCTTGTTCCAGAGCCCCTGTACCCCCCAGGCCCTCAAGCATGTGTGCTTCCGCCGGAGGCCCATCCTGAGCAGTGACGAGGAGGGTAACAGTAATGCCACCACCCTGAGGGTGGTAGTGTTCGGGGCCGACCACGTGGCGGGCAAGGTGGCGAGGGCCTATAGTAACCTTCGCCAGAGAGAGAACGTTTGCCCGAGCCTCAGCAGAGCCTTCCGGCTGCAGTTCTTCTTTGTGCCTGTGAAGAGGGACGGTGTTGTGAGGTGCCCCAGTCCCAGGTGCCCTAGCCCCGGAGGCCAGTCGGCTAGCCCACGGAGAGGAAGTACATCCTGTACA GAGCTCAACATTCTTGGCACAGAAGACAGCACTAACGACATAGCCCGTTTCATTGGTATGCTGGACCCCTGGTACGAACGCAACACCTTGAGCCTGCTCAGTCTACCAGCCAATGTGGTGGGTCAG CAAACCTCTAAGATAGAGTCCGAGTTGTATGATAGTTCCTATGAGGATCGTCTGCCCATCCTGGCTGACCTGGTGCTGTACTACTGTCGCCATGCCACCAGGCCTGCACTGATGCAGCTCTACCAAGCTGAG ATGACGTTAGCTGGAGgcgagaggaggacagaggttttCATTCACTCCCTAGAGCTGGGCCACACCGCAGGGACACGAGCCATCAAGGCTATGG GTGCCGCAAGCAAGAGGTTTGGGATCGATGGCGATCGGGAGGCAGTCCCTCTGATGTTAGAGGTGGTTTACAACACG GTGGTTATCAGTGGGAGAAGTCAATGGACGAAGAAAGACAAAGTTTGCACCTCCATCAACCTGACCAAAGCCTGCAAGAATCCAGAGGAACTAG ATTCAAAGATGGAGTGCTTGCAGTTGACAATGACAGAAGTACTGAAAAGGCAAAACTCAAACAAATCTAAGAAGGGCTACAATCAG CAACTGAGCATTACTGAGGTGAAGGTGGACAAGGTGCAGGTCAGTGGGACTGGTAACACCACCTTCGCTGTGTGTCTGGACCAGGATGAGAAGAAGATCTTCCAGGGTGTCACCAG gTGTGAAGTATCTGTATGCTACAAGCCTGACAGCTCTACAGACTGGAGGTTAGACCAGGGCCTGTCCGCCCAGATCCAGCCACTCCACCCCACCTTCTGCTCCCTCCTCTGCCTGCCCATAGCCACCTTCAGCGGGGCACAGCCCTGA
- the LOC106564678 gene encoding phosphoinositide 3-kinase regulatory subunit 5 isoform X3 has protein sequence MCSAGQSLNRWSLEELVKRDPENFLILLQQILRKTREVQDQCQYERVAPLAIMFSSTLLQTPFCPPATELLEEACEVFGCFLTWPEPYCSVCKGLLSTLHQELKAPGISYHRLVREEQGLATSKHRSKTMTVLLMNPGEVPPEFLSVADQLSSIQRSQRETYITLVKHAYQATLGTKYPLASIHKALQVKSLEVLVEIFSMVTDVLEMAAAMDDPVKGRDHVTQGLERLRERMGVPASNVRKSDGMLQTLPLPTAKCYMFHWDKDNFDILNTILENEHDLTGFQTSSGQGDVEDEEGEEGAEFDLEEEEGEKEEGEKEFVRRHVGDNGWSVDHRASTFSTLSTASKDSMYSNLSESYTPSILSVTSGIDSDFYEDPEDATSTSSTSPLERSPSSGKSTKALARRSQHFSRFFKTKTQSLTRAKSLGSPDAKDFVPVRSKRSNSLPQQVHLRSPDSLFQSPCTPQALKHVCFRRRPILSSDEEGNSNATTLRVVVFGADHVAGKVARAYSNLRQRENVCPSLSRAFRLQFFFVPVKRDGVVRCPSPRCPSPGGQSASPRRGSTSCTELNILGTEDSTNDIARFIGMLDPWYERNTLSLLSLPANVVGQQTSKIESELYDSSYEDRLPILADLVLYYCRHATRPALMQLYQAEMTLAGGERRTEVFIHSLELGHTAGTRAIKAMGAASKRFGIDGDREAVPLMLEVVYNTVVISGRSQWTKKDKVCTSINLTKACKNPEELDSKMECLQLTMTEVLKRQNSNKSKKGYNQQLSITEVKVDKVQVSGTGNTTFAVCLDQDEKKIFQGVTRCEVSVCYKPDSSTDWRLDQGLSAQIQPLHPTFCSLLCLPIATFSGAQP, from the exons ATGTGCTCGGCGGGCCAGTCGTTGAACCGCTGGAGTCTGGAGGAATTGGTGAAGAGAGACCCAGAGAACTTCCTCATCCTCCTGCAGCAGATCCTCAGGAAGACCCGAGAG gtCCAGGATCAGTGCCAGTATGAGCGAGTGGCTCCCCTCGCTATCATGTTCTCCTCCACTCTGTTACAG ACCCCCTTCTGTCCCCCTGCCACGGAGCTGCTGGAGGAGGCCTGTGAGGTGTTTGGCTGTTTCCTGACTTGGCCAGAGCCTTACTGCAGCGTGTGTAAAGGACTGCTCTCCACCTTACACCAGGAACTCAAGGCCCCAG GCATATCCTATCACAGACTGGTGAGAGAAGAGCAAGGCCTGGCCACCTCAAAACATCGCTCAAAAACAAT GACGGTTCTGTTGATGAACCCTGGTGAGGTGCCTCCTGAGTTCCTGTCTGTAGCAGACCAGCTGAGTAGTATTCAACGgtcccagagagagacatatatcaCCCTGGTCAAACATGCCTACCAGGCTACCCTGGGCACCAAGTACCCCCTGGCCAGCATCCACAAAGCCCTGCAG GTCAAGAGTCTAGAAGTGCTGGTGGAGATCTTCTCCATGGTAACCGACGTCCTGGAGATGGCCGCTGCCATGGACGACCCGGTGAAAGGCCGTGATCATGTGACACAGGGCCTggagaggctgagggagaggaTGGGCGTCCCAGCGTCCAATGTCAGGAAGTCTGATG GAATGCTGCAAACTCTACCACTGCCCACAGCCAAGTGCTACATGTTTCACTGGGACAAGGACAACTTTG ACATCCTCAACACCATTCTGGAGAACGAGCATGACCTAACCGGCTTCCAGACCTCCAGTGGTCAGGGTGATGTTGAagatgaggagggggaggaaggtgcAGAGTTCgacctggaggaggaagagggggagaaggaagagggagagaaggagtttGTACGTAGACATGTCGGCGACAACGGCTGGAGCGTGGACCACCGAGCCTCTaccttctccaccctctccactgccTCTAAAGACTCCATGTACTCCAACTTGTCCGAATCCTACACCCCCTCCATTCTCTCAGTCACTTCCGGCATCGACAGCGACTTCTACGAAGACCCTGAGGACGCCACTTCCACCTCCAGCACCTCCCCTTTGGAACGGAGCCCATCGTCCGGCAAGTCAACCAAAGCTTTGGCTCGTCGGAGCCAGCACTTCTCCCGTTTCTTCAAGACAAAGACGCAGTCCCTGACCAGAGCCAAGAGCCTCGGCAGCCCAGATGCTAAGGACTTTGTCCCTGTTCGTTCAAAGCGCTCCAATTCCCTCCCGCAGCAGGTGCACCTACGCAGCCCAGACTCCTTGTTCCAGAGCCCCTGTACCCCCCAGGCCCTCAAGCATGTGTGCTTCCGCCGGAGGCCCATCCTGAGCAGTGACGAGGAGGGTAACAGTAATGCCACCACCCTGAGGGTGGTAGTGTTCGGGGCCGACCACGTGGCGGGCAAGGTGGCGAGGGCCTATAGTAACCTTCGCCAGAGAGAGAACGTTTGCCCGAGCCTCAGCAGAGCCTTCCGGCTGCAGTTCTTCTTTGTGCCTGTGAAGAGGGACGGTGTTGTGAGGTGCCCCAGTCCCAGGTGCCCTAGCCCCGGAGGCCAGTCGGCTAGCCCACGGAGAGGAAGTACATCCTGTACA GAGCTCAACATTCTTGGCACAGAAGACAGCACTAACGACATAGCCCGTTTCATTGGTATGCTGGACCCCTGGTACGAACGCAACACCTTGAGCCTGCTCAGTCTACCAGCCAATGTGGTGGGTCAG CAAACCTCTAAGATAGAGTCCGAGTTGTATGATAGTTCCTATGAGGATCGTCTGCCCATCCTGGCTGACCTGGTGCTGTACTACTGTCGCCATGCCACCAGGCCTGCACTGATGCAGCTCTACCAAGCTGAG ATGACGTTAGCTGGAGgcgagaggaggacagaggttttCATTCACTCCCTAGAGCTGGGCCACACCGCAGGGACACGAGCCATCAAGGCTATGG GTGCCGCAAGCAAGAGGTTTGGGATCGATGGCGATCGGGAGGCAGTCCCTCTGATGTTAGAGGTGGTTTACAACACG GTGGTTATCAGTGGGAGAAGTCAATGGACGAAGAAAGACAAAGTTTGCACCTCCATCAACCTGACCAAAGCCTGCAAGAATCCAGAGGAACTAG ATTCAAAGATGGAGTGCTTGCAGTTGACAATGACAGAAGTACTGAAAAGGCAAAACTCAAACAAATCTAAGAAGGGCTACAATCAG CAACTGAGCATTACTGAGGTGAAGGTGGACAAGGTGCAGGTCAGTGGGACTGGTAACACCACCTTCGCTGTGTGTCTGGACCAGGATGAGAAGAAGATCTTCCAGGGTGTCACCAG gTGTGAAGTATCTGTATGCTACAAGCCTGACAGCTCTACAGACTGGAGGTTAGACCAGGGCCTGTCCGCCCAGATCCAGCCACTCCACCCCACCTTCTGCTCCCTCCTCTGCCTGCCCATAGCCACCTTCAGCGGGGCACAGCCCTGA